In Verrucomicrobiota bacterium, a single genomic region encodes these proteins:
- a CDS encoding aldo/keto reductase yields MQTATLGRTGLEVSRIGFGGLFVASFAAELDEAKKAVASALDIGINYIDTAPGYGNSEEVLGKALEGIQKPVILSTKLGGRPTPFLPQDKASLRTSVEESLRQLGRDCIDILMIHEPDRPGQYDWWTNIVNVEGPVLELLDELKAEGKILHTGLGGTTTTEMAHLCRSGKFDVLLTAYNYSLLYREAALEVIPAAKAANMGIIVGSPLQQGALSRRYDEQIASPEAYWLSKMRREQFQKLYAFSDECGLSLPELGIRFLLSHPDIHCVLMGAKSSAEVQQNAAASAAGPLPADIIARLDAIADMVPYRPFGEPFGLGWFLGSPANYKGQGTA; encoded by the coding sequence ATGCAAACCGCAACATTGGGCCGGACAGGCCTTGAAGTGAGCCGAATCGGATTCGGAGGCCTTTTCGTCGCCTCCTTTGCCGCCGAACTGGATGAGGCCAAGAAAGCCGTCGCCAGCGCTCTCGATATCGGCATCAACTACATCGACACCGCACCCGGTTACGGCAACAGCGAGGAGGTCCTCGGCAAGGCGCTCGAGGGGATCCAGAAGCCGGTCATCCTCTCCACGAAGCTGGGCGGGCGTCCGACCCCGTTTCTTCCGCAGGACAAAGCCAGCCTGCGCACCAGCGTGGAGGAGAGCCTCCGCCAGTTGGGCCGCGATTGCATTGACATCCTGATGATCCACGAGCCCGACCGCCCCGGCCAATACGACTGGTGGACGAACATAGTGAATGTCGAGGGACCTGTGCTGGAACTCCTTGACGAGTTGAAGGCCGAGGGGAAAATCCTTCACACCGGTCTCGGTGGAACCACGACCACCGAAATGGCGCACCTCTGCCGCAGCGGCAAATTCGACGTGCTGCTCACCGCCTACAACTACAGCCTGCTCTACCGCGAGGCCGCGCTCGAAGTGATCCCTGCCGCAAAGGCGGCGAACATGGGAATCATCGTCGGTTCCCCGCTCCAGCAGGGCGCCCTCTCCCGGCGCTATGATGAGCAGATCGCGTCCCCGGAGGCCTACTGGCTCTCGAAGATGCGCCGCGAGCAATTCCAGAAACTCTACGCGTTCTCCGACGAGTGCGGACTCTCGCTGCCGGAGCTCGGCATCCGTTTTCTCCTGAGCCATCCGGATATCCATTGCGTGCTCATGGGCGCGAAGTCCTCGGCCGAGGTGCAGCAAAATGCCGCCGCATCCGCCGCAGGTCCGCTGCCGGCCGACATTATCGCCCGCCTCGATGCGATCGCCGACATGGTGCCCTACCGCCCGTTTGGCGAGCCGTTCGGCCTCGGATGGTTCCTGGGAAGCCCGGCCAACT